The Streptomyces sp. NBC_01775 genome includes a region encoding these proteins:
- a CDS encoding DUF6059 family protein, giving the protein MARSGRPFGRRWINGLWDALVLFGGTWVHVGPHQPPRGAPDSPHSPSRAPGVPHPERLCPEVPLTPTERALDAQLRDL; this is encoded by the coding sequence GTGGCCCGCTCCGGAAGGCCGTTCGGCCGCCGCTGGATCAACGGCCTGTGGGACGCGCTCGTGCTGTTCGGCGGCACCTGGGTGCATGTGGGCCCGCACCAGCCGCCCCGCGGCGCCCCGGATTCCCCGCACTCGCCCAGCCGCGCTCCCGGAGTGCCGCACCCCGAACGGCTGTGCCCCGAAGTCCCGTTGACCCCCACCGAGCGCGCCCTCGACGCCCAGTTGCGCGACCTGTGA
- a CDS encoding carbohydrate deacetylase, whose amino-acid sequence MDSANEALGLPREARTLIVSADDFGMYEEVNEAVVRAFEDGIVSSCGLMPPCPAAEEAMAMLRARPHLPFGIHLTLLCDTPARPWGPLTARERVPSLLDGRGALFTPDRLPELLAQARPEEAETEFRAQLDAVAAAGLTPTHLDWHCLADGGRPDIFDLTLALADEHGLAVRAWLPSSHERLGRRGLTSVEHDFVDSFTLDPATKEARCEELLRTLPPGLSEWAVHPGLDTPEARSLDPDGWHVRSTDLAHVTSPRARELLDEEGIVVTDYAAVSRAWERVRTSERARASQ is encoded by the coding sequence ATGGACAGTGCGAACGAGGCGCTCGGGCTCCCCCGCGAGGCACGGACGCTCATCGTCAGCGCCGACGACTTCGGGATGTACGAGGAGGTCAACGAAGCGGTCGTACGGGCCTTCGAAGACGGCATCGTCAGCTCCTGCGGGCTGATGCCGCCGTGCCCTGCCGCCGAGGAGGCCATGGCGATGCTGCGCGCCCGGCCGCACCTCCCGTTCGGCATCCATCTGACTCTCCTGTGCGACACCCCGGCGCGGCCGTGGGGCCCGCTGACCGCCCGGGAGCGGGTGCCCTCACTCCTGGACGGCCGGGGCGCGCTCTTCACCCCCGACCGGCTGCCCGAGCTGCTCGCACAGGCTCGGCCGGAAGAGGCCGAGACCGAGTTCCGCGCGCAGCTCGACGCGGTGGCCGCCGCCGGGCTGACACCCACCCACCTCGACTGGCACTGCCTGGCCGACGGCGGCCGGCCCGACATCTTCGACCTGACCCTCGCCCTGGCCGACGAGCACGGACTGGCCGTGCGGGCCTGGCTGCCGTCCTCCCACGAGAGGCTGGGCCGCCGAGGACTGACCTCGGTCGAGCACGACTTCGTGGACAGCTTCACGCTCGACCCGGCAACGAAAGAGGCCCGGTGCGAAGAGCTGCTGCGCACGCTGCCTCCGGGCCTGAGCGAGTGGGCCGTGCACCCCGGACTGGACACCCCCGAGGCCCGCTCCCTCGACCCGGACGGCTGGCACGTCCGCAGCACGGACCTCGCCCATGTGACCTCACCCCGGGCCCGTGAACTGCTGGACGAGGAGGGCATCGTGGTGACCGACTACGCGGCGGTGTCGCGGGCCTGGGAGCGAGTACGCACCTCGGAGCGGGCACGCGCCTCGCAGTGA
- a CDS encoding VOC family protein: MTPDPRAAEDFYGPVLSWSFEPSSDGPDSRVATVDGQPVAGVSELSAGADQGSERWTVYFHVRDADLVAERIAERGATVAVGPLRTGGGRAVIAADQAGAPFGLWQGERPASWAVGSGRAPAWLQLHTRDAFAAAVFYGEIFDWMGDPRHGVTYEEEYEEIVIRVEGHPVAGVRGGSLEAPPDPRIRSRWEPYFRVPDLDAAVSAAEREGGETVSPPRAAPLGRTATLRDPKGASFCLLST; encoded by the coding sequence ATGACTCCCGATCCACGGGCCGCCGAGGACTTCTACGGACCCGTGCTGAGCTGGAGCTTCGAGCCGTCGTCCGACGGGCCCGACTCCCGGGTCGCCACGGTCGACGGGCAGCCGGTCGCGGGCGTGAGCGAGCTGTCGGCCGGTGCCGACCAGGGGTCCGAGCGCTGGACCGTGTACTTCCATGTGCGGGACGCCGACCTCGTGGCCGAGCGCATCGCCGAGCGCGGCGCGACCGTCGCGGTCGGCCCGCTGCGCACCGGCGGCGGGCGCGCCGTCATCGCCGCCGACCAGGCGGGCGCACCGTTCGGGCTGTGGCAGGGCGAACGTCCCGCCTCCTGGGCGGTCGGCTCGGGCAGGGCCCCCGCCTGGCTCCAGCTGCACACCCGGGACGCCTTCGCCGCCGCGGTCTTCTACGGCGAGATCTTCGACTGGATGGGCGATCCCCGCCACGGGGTCACCTACGAGGAGGAGTACGAGGAGATCGTCATCCGGGTCGAGGGCCACCCTGTCGCGGGGGTGCGGGGCGGCTCGCTGGAAGCGCCGCCGGATCCCCGGATCCGGTCGCGATGGGAGCCGTACTTCCGGGTACCCGATCTTGACGCGGCGGTGAGCGCCGCGGAACGGGAGGGCGGCGAGACCGTCTCGCCGCCCCGGGCAGCACCTCTGGGCCGGACAGCGACGCTCCGGGACCCCAAGGGCGCCTCCTTCTGTCTCCTCAGCACCTAA
- a CDS encoding DUF2795 domain-containing protein, with the protein MQENDKNGPIQDDEAKKRLQGDLRSNRMEGREMEPSGEDQPEPTRDPQALRTGGTPAGMTPRDVELRSEIATYLGRHLYPTDREAVLDALRSEHAPERLLDLAAGLPADAHYTNVQELVQALGLHTEAGRG; encoded by the coding sequence ATGCAGGAGAACGACAAGAACGGCCCGATCCAGGACGACGAGGCCAAGAAGCGGCTTCAGGGCGATCTTCGTTCGAACCGCATGGAGGGACGCGAGATGGAGCCCTCCGGCGAGGATCAGCCCGAGCCCACCCGTGACCCCCAGGCCCTGCGCACGGGCGGCACCCCCGCCGGGATGACGCCCCGCGACGTGGAGCTGCGCTCCGAGATCGCGACATATCTCGGCAGGCACCTGTACCCGACGGACCGCGAGGCGGTCCTGGACGCCCTGCGGTCCGAACATGCACCCGAACGTCTCCTCGACCTGGCCGCCGGCCTCCCGGCGGACGCCCACTACACCAACGTGCAGGAACTGGTCCAGGCCCTCGGGCTGCACACCGAGGCGGGCCGGGGCTGA
- a CDS encoding SDR family NAD(P)-dependent oxidoreductase, with the protein MLIDLTGKTALVTGSTQGIGAAIATGLARSGARVAVNGRSERSVGEAVERLGAECEGAVFLAAPGDISTDEGCAAVLEAVPGTDILVNNLGVFGARPALDIEDAEWRRYFEVNVLTAVRMTRAYLPGMKGNAWGRILNIASDSAVVIPAEMIHYGMSKTALLGISRGFAKEAAGTGVTVNSVIAGPTHTGGVEDFVHELVDSALPWEEAQRAFMREHRPQSLIQRLIEPEEIANMVVYLSSPLASATTGGALRVDGGYVDSILP; encoded by the coding sequence TTGCTCATCGACCTCACCGGAAAAACGGCCCTGGTCACAGGGTCGACCCAGGGCATCGGGGCCGCCATCGCGACGGGGCTGGCCCGCTCCGGGGCCCGGGTCGCGGTCAACGGCCGCAGTGAGCGGTCCGTGGGTGAGGCGGTGGAGCGGCTCGGCGCCGAGTGCGAGGGCGCCGTCTTCCTCGCGGCGCCGGGCGACATCTCCACGGACGAGGGCTGTGCTGCCGTACTGGAGGCCGTGCCGGGCACCGACATCCTCGTCAACAACCTGGGCGTCTTCGGCGCCAGGCCGGCGCTGGACATCGAGGACGCGGAGTGGCGCCGCTACTTCGAGGTCAATGTGCTGACCGCCGTCCGGATGACGCGGGCCTATCTGCCGGGCATGAAGGGCAACGCCTGGGGCCGGATCCTGAACATCGCCAGCGACTCCGCCGTCGTCATCCCGGCCGAGATGATCCACTACGGCATGTCCAAGACCGCCCTGCTGGGGATCTCGCGCGGCTTCGCCAAGGAGGCGGCGGGCACCGGAGTGACCGTCAACTCCGTGATCGCGGGGCCCACGCACACCGGCGGCGTCGAGGACTTCGTCCACGAACTGGTCGACAGCGCGCTGCCGTGGGAGGAGGCGCAGCGCGCCTTCATGCGGGAGCACCGCCCGCAGTCGCTCATCCAGCGGCTGATCGAGCCCGAGGAGATCGCCAACATGGTCGTCTACCTCAGCTCACCACTCGCCTCGGCCACCACGGGCGGCGCGCTGCGCGTCGACGGCGGCTATGTGGACTCGATCCTGCCCTGA
- a CDS encoding coagulation factor 5/8 type domain-containing protein, translating into MPVPPTPAPDSPGSRPARRTVLGALAAAGAAPALAALPTGQASARPSAAPRAVPGGGDLGPNVIVFDPSTPGIQGKLDEIFRKQESAQFGTGRYAFFFRPGSYSGLNAQLGFYTSIAGLGLSPDDTSINGDVTVDAGWFDGNATQNFWRSAENLALTPVNGTNRWAVAQAAPFRRMHIRGGLNLSPDGYGWASGGYIADSRIDGTVGPYSQQQWYTRDSSVGGWLNAVWNMVFSGVQGAPGQSFPEPLYTTLNTTPVSREKPFLYLGGGGADDYRVFLPELRRDASGVTWGNGTPRGESLPLSEFYVVKEGATATTINQALDQGLNLLLTPGVYHLDKTVEVKRAGTVVLGLGYATLIPDNGVTALRVADVDGVRLAGFLIDAGPAKSETLLEVGPEGASADHAGNPVTVQDVFIRIGGAGPGKATTSMVVNSNHTVVDHTWVWRADHGDGVGWETNRADYGVVVNGDDVLATGLFVEHFNKYDVQWNGERGRTVFFQNEKAYDAPNQGAIDNGGTKGFAAYKVADSVRTHEGWGMGSYCYYNVDPSIRQARGFAAPNTPGVKFHGLLVVSLSGHGQYDHVINDTGAATSGSDTVPSKVVSYP; encoded by the coding sequence ATGCCCGTACCCCCCACACCCGCTCCTGACAGCCCCGGCTCCAGACCCGCACGGCGCACGGTCCTCGGCGCGCTGGCCGCCGCCGGCGCGGCCCCCGCGCTGGCCGCGCTCCCCACCGGACAGGCGTCGGCGAGACCGTCCGCCGCGCCCCGCGCCGTCCCCGGCGGCGGCGACCTCGGCCCGAACGTCATCGTCTTCGACCCCTCCACGCCCGGCATCCAGGGCAAGCTGGACGAGATCTTCCGCAAGCAGGAGTCCGCGCAGTTCGGCACCGGCCGCTACGCCTTCTTCTTCCGCCCCGGCTCCTACAGCGGCCTCAACGCGCAGCTCGGCTTCTACACCTCCATCGCGGGCCTCGGGCTCTCGCCCGACGACACCTCGATCAACGGCGATGTGACCGTGGACGCCGGCTGGTTCGACGGCAACGCCACGCAGAACTTCTGGCGCTCCGCGGAGAACCTCGCCCTCACCCCCGTCAACGGCACCAACCGCTGGGCCGTCGCCCAGGCCGCGCCCTTCCGCCGGATGCACATCCGCGGCGGTCTCAACCTCTCGCCCGACGGCTACGGCTGGGCCAGCGGCGGCTACATCGCCGACAGCCGGATCGACGGCACCGTCGGCCCCTACTCCCAGCAGCAGTGGTACACCCGCGACAGCTCCGTGGGCGGCTGGCTCAACGCCGTGTGGAACATGGTCTTCTCCGGGGTCCAGGGCGCCCCCGGGCAGAGCTTCCCCGAGCCGCTCTACACCACCTTGAACACCACACCCGTCTCCCGCGAGAAGCCGTTCCTGTATCTCGGCGGCGGGGGCGCGGACGACTACCGCGTCTTCCTGCCCGAGCTGCGCCGCGACGCCTCGGGCGTGACGTGGGGCAACGGCACCCCGCGCGGCGAGTCGCTGCCGCTGAGCGAGTTCTACGTCGTCAAGGAGGGCGCGACGGCGACGACCATCAACCAGGCGCTCGACCAGGGCCTCAACCTGCTGCTGACACCCGGCGTCTACCACCTGGACAAGACGGTCGAGGTCAAGCGCGCCGGCACCGTCGTCCTCGGCCTCGGCTACGCCACGCTCATTCCCGACAACGGTGTCACAGCGCTGCGGGTCGCCGACGTGGACGGCGTACGGCTGGCCGGGTTCCTCATCGACGCCGGGCCCGCCAAGTCCGAAACGCTGCTGGAGGTCGGCCCCGAGGGCGCCTCCGCCGACCACGCGGGCAACCCGGTCACCGTGCAGGACGTCTTCATCCGGATCGGCGGCGCGGGTCCCGGCAAGGCCACCACCAGCATGGTCGTCAACAGCAACCACACGGTCGTCGACCACACCTGGGTCTGGCGGGCCGACCACGGCGACGGCGTCGGCTGGGAGACCAACCGCGCCGACTACGGCGTGGTCGTCAACGGCGACGACGTCCTGGCCACGGGCCTGTTCGTCGAGCACTTCAACAAGTACGACGTGCAGTGGAACGGCGAGCGCGGGCGCACGGTCTTCTTCCAGAACGAGAAGGCGTACGACGCGCCCAACCAGGGTGCCATCGACAACGGAGGCACCAAGGGCTTCGCCGCCTACAAGGTCGCCGACTCGGTGCGCACCCACGAGGGCTGGGGGATGGGCAGCTACTGCTACTACAACGTCGACCCGAGCATCCGCCAGGCGCGCGGCTTCGCCGCGCCGAACACGCCGGGGGTGAAGTTCCACGGTCTGCTCGTCGTCTCCCTGAGCGGGCACGGCCAGTACGACCACGTCATCAACGACACCGGCGCCGCCACCTCCGGCTCGGACACCGTGCCCTCCAAGGTCGTCTCCTACCCCTGA
- a CDS encoding SDR family oxidoreductase, producing MGSGSSGSSSGDGGDGSGGGLRCLVTGGTGYIGGRLVPELLDAGHQVRCLARSPEKLRDHPWSDRVERVRGDVTDADSLHPAMRDIDVAYYLVHALGSGRGFEKTDREAARTFGEAARAAGVRRIVYLGGLTPPGVPEERLSPHLRSRAEVGRILLESGVPTTVLRAAVIIGSGSASFEMLRYLTERLPVMVAPSWVSTHTQPIAVRDVLRYLVGSARMPQEVSRAFDIGGPEVLTYAAMMRRYAEAAELPRRLILRVPLLTPGLSSYWIGLVTPVPPSIAQPLAESLRHEMVCQEHDIARYVPDPDGLPLPFDAGLRLALRRIGEASVPTRWSSASVPGAPSDPLPTDPDWAGGSLYEDCRERTVNASPEALWRVVEGIGGRNGWYSFPLAWAVRGWLDRLVGGVGLSRGRRDAAHLRVGDSLDFWRVEEVRPGRLLRLRAEMRLPGLAWLEMSVECDDDERGEGGKGGKGGVRYRQRALFHPHGLLGHLYWWGVSPFHALVFGGMARNITRVAAGEQLTDEKVRTAH from the coding sequence ATGGGCAGCGGCAGCAGCGGCAGCAGCAGTGGAGACGGCGGGGACGGCAGTGGGGGCGGGCTGCGGTGCCTGGTCACCGGGGGCACCGGCTACATCGGCGGGCGGCTGGTGCCCGAGCTGCTGGATGCCGGGCACCAGGTGCGCTGTCTGGCCCGCTCGCCCGAGAAGCTGCGGGACCATCCCTGGTCGGACCGGGTGGAGCGGGTGCGCGGCGACGTCACCGACGCGGACTCGCTCCACCCGGCGATGCGGGACATCGACGTCGCCTACTACCTGGTGCACGCGCTCGGCTCCGGACGCGGGTTCGAGAAGACCGACCGGGAAGCCGCCCGCACCTTCGGCGAGGCGGCCCGCGCGGCCGGCGTGCGGCGGATCGTCTACCTGGGCGGGCTCACCCCGCCCGGGGTCCCCGAGGAACGGCTCTCCCCGCACCTGCGCTCCCGCGCCGAGGTCGGCCGCATCCTGCTGGAGTCGGGCGTGCCCACCACGGTGCTGCGCGCGGCCGTCATCATCGGCTCCGGGTCCGCGTCCTTCGAGATGCTGCGCTACCTCACCGAGCGCCTGCCGGTGATGGTCGCCCCGAGCTGGGTGTCGACCCACACGCAGCCGATCGCCGTACGGGACGTGCTGCGCTATCTGGTGGGCAGCGCGCGGATGCCCCAGGAGGTGAGCAGGGCCTTCGACATCGGCGGACCCGAGGTGCTGACCTACGCCGCGATGATGCGCCGCTACGCGGAAGCCGCCGAGCTGCCCCGGCGGCTGATCCTGCGCGTGCCCCTGCTGACCCCCGGCCTCTCCAGCTACTGGATCGGACTGGTCACCCCCGTGCCCCCGTCGATCGCGCAGCCCCTGGCCGAGTCGCTGCGCCACGAGATGGTCTGCCAGGAGCACGACATCGCGCGGTACGTCCCCGACCCGGACGGGCTCCCGCTGCCGTTCGACGCCGGACTGAGGCTGGCCCTGCGCCGGATCGGGGAGGCGAGCGTGCCCACCCGGTGGTCGTCGGCCTCCGTACCCGGCGCGCCGAGCGACCCGCTGCCCACCGACCCGGACTGGGCCGGCGGCAGCCTGTACGAGGACTGCCGGGAGCGGACGGTGAACGCCTCACCGGAGGCGCTGTGGCGCGTCGTGGAGGGCATCGGCGGGCGCAACGGCTGGTACTCCTTCCCGCTGGCCTGGGCGGTGCGCGGCTGGCTGGACCGGCTGGTGGGCGGGGTCGGGCTGAGCCGGGGCCGGCGGGACGCGGCGCACCTGCGGGTGGGGGACTCGCTGGACTTCTGGCGGGTGGAGGAGGTCCGGCCCGGACGGCTGCTGCGGCTGCGCGCCGAGATGCGGCTGCCGGGGCTCGCCTGGCTGGAGATGTCCGTCGAGTGCGACGACGACGAGAGGGGTGAGGGAGGCAAGGGGGGCAAGGGAGGTGTGCGCTACCGGCAGCGCGCCCTGTTCCATCCGCACGGGCTGCTGGGGCACCTGTACTGGTGGGGCGTCTCGCCTTTCCACGCTCTCGTCTTCGGCGGCATGGCGCGCAACATCACCCGCGTGGCGGCCGGGGAGCAGCTCACGGACGAGAAGGTACGTACCGCCCATTGA
- a CDS encoding mandelate racemase/muconate lactonizing enzyme family protein produces the protein MRITGITTHVVGTPWRNLTYVQVHTDEGLTGVGETRMLGHTDALVGYLREAEANHIAGSDPFAVEDLVRRMKYGDYGRAGEIVMSGIACVEMACWDIKGKALGVPVWQLLGGRVNDTVKAYANGWYTTERTPEAYHRAAKEVVARGYRALKIDPFGTGHLELSQEDTLYAVSLIEAVRDAIGPSAELMLEMHGRFAPATAVRLAHEMAPFRPAWLEEPVPPENLKALAKVAAKVDIPVATGERIHDRIEFRELFESQAADIIQPDVGHIGGILETRKLAATAETHYTLVAPHNVGGPVLTAATLQVGFTTTNFKVLEHFNDFADAEIKKVVKGAPQVDPATGCFTLSDAPGLGVELDVEAAAEFPQQRAHFDLWAEGWETRKPGATA, from the coding sequence GTGCGCATCACCGGCATCACCACCCATGTGGTCGGCACGCCTTGGCGGAACCTGACCTACGTCCAGGTGCACACCGACGAAGGGCTCACGGGGGTGGGGGAGACCCGGATGCTCGGGCACACCGACGCGCTGGTCGGCTACCTGCGCGAGGCGGAGGCCAACCACATCGCCGGCTCCGACCCCTTCGCCGTCGAGGACCTGGTGCGCCGCATGAAGTACGGCGACTACGGGCGGGCCGGGGAAATCGTGATGTCCGGCATCGCCTGCGTGGAGATGGCCTGCTGGGACATCAAGGGCAAGGCGCTGGGCGTGCCGGTCTGGCAGTTGCTCGGCGGCCGGGTCAACGACACCGTCAAGGCGTACGCCAACGGCTGGTACACCACCGAGCGCACCCCGGAGGCGTACCACCGGGCCGCCAAGGAGGTCGTGGCCCGCGGCTACCGCGCCTTGAAGATCGACCCGTTCGGCACCGGTCACCTCGAACTCTCCCAGGAGGACACGCTCTACGCCGTCTCGCTCATCGAGGCCGTGCGCGACGCCATCGGGCCCTCGGCGGAGCTGATGCTGGAGATGCACGGCCGCTTCGCCCCGGCCACCGCCGTGCGGCTCGCCCACGAGATGGCGCCCTTCCGCCCCGCCTGGCTGGAGGAGCCCGTGCCGCCGGAGAACCTCAAGGCCCTCGCCAAGGTCGCGGCCAAGGTGGACATACCCGTGGCCACCGGTGAGCGCATCCATGACCGGATCGAGTTCCGCGAGCTGTTCGAGAGCCAGGCGGCCGACATCATCCAGCCCGACGTCGGCCACATCGGCGGCATCCTGGAGACCCGCAAGCTCGCCGCCACCGCCGAGACCCACTACACGCTGGTGGCCCCGCACAACGTGGGCGGCCCGGTGCTCACCGCCGCCACGCTCCAAGTCGGCTTCACCACCACGAACTTCAAGGTCCTGGAGCACTTCAACGACTTCGCGGACGCCGAGATCAAGAAGGTCGTCAAGGGCGCGCCGCAGGTCGACCCCGCCACCGGCTGCTTCACCCTCTCCGACGCACCCGGGCTCGGCGTCGAGCTGGACGTCGAGGCCGCGGCCGAATTCCCCCAGCAGCGCGCCCACTTCGACCTGTGGGCCGAGGGCTGGGAGACCCGCAAGCCCGGGGCGACGGCATGA
- a CDS encoding zinc-dependent alcohol dehydrogenase, translating into MTTEQVGTATGQNGVTTGQAVVLDGPGAFRLVDHTPRPPGPGEVLVRVHAAGVCGSDREVYQGNRPEGYVRYPVTPGHEWSGTVAGAGEGVPAALVGRKAVGAGFRNCQVCERCHAGDTTLCAAGYEETGFTQPGAMAPTLTLPARLLHLLDDAADLTAAALLEPAACVAAAVLKADIRAGDKVAVVGAGTLGLLAAQLLRTASPAALLMVGLDAERATLAAEFGATDYRTPEAAAGLGGYDVVVEAAGSATAARAAAGLLRRGGRLVLTGLPAPGAEGLDPAELVVRQTEVRTVFGAPPAAWAHAVRAFTAGLLAPLPLVTHRLPLTEYEQALTLTGSGDPAVGKVLLHP; encoded by the coding sequence ATGACCACGGAGCAGGTCGGCACGGCCACCGGCCAGAACGGCGTGACCACCGGGCAGGCCGTCGTCCTCGACGGGCCCGGGGCCTTCCGGCTCGTGGACCACACCCCGCGCCCGCCGGGTCCCGGGGAGGTGCTCGTGCGGGTGCACGCCGCCGGGGTGTGCGGCAGCGACCGCGAGGTCTACCAGGGCAACCGCCCCGAGGGGTACGTCCGCTATCCCGTCACGCCGGGCCACGAGTGGTCGGGGACGGTGGCCGGGGCGGGCGAGGGCGTGCCCGCCGCGCTCGTCGGCCGTAAGGCAGTCGGCGCGGGCTTCCGCAACTGCCAGGTGTGCGAGCGCTGCCACGCGGGCGACACCACGCTGTGCGCCGCCGGGTACGAGGAGACCGGCTTCACCCAGCCCGGTGCCATGGCGCCCACCCTCACTCTCCCGGCCCGGCTGCTGCATCTGCTCGACGACGCGGCCGACCTGACCGCCGCCGCGCTGCTGGAGCCCGCCGCCTGTGTGGCCGCCGCCGTGCTGAAGGCGGACATACGCGCGGGGGACAAGGTGGCCGTCGTCGGCGCCGGGACCCTCGGCCTGCTCGCCGCCCAGCTGCTGCGGACCGCCTCGCCCGCCGCGCTGCTGATGGTCGGCCTGGACGCCGAACGCGCCACGCTGGCAGCGGAGTTCGGCGCCACCGACTACCGCACGCCCGAGGCGGCGGCCGGCCTCGGCGGCTACGACGTGGTGGTGGAGGCCGCCGGGTCCGCGACCGCCGCGCGCGCCGCCGCCGGGCTGCTGCGCCGGGGCGGGCGCCTGGTGCTGACCGGCTTGCCCGCGCCCGGCGCCGAGGGGCTCGACCCGGCCGAACTCGTCGTACGGCAGACCGAGGTGCGCACCGTCTTCGGCGCGCCGCCCGCCGCCTGGGCGCACGCCGTCCGCGCCTTCACCGCCGGGCTGCTCGCACCGCTCCCGCTGGTCACCCACCGTCTGCCGCTCACGGAATACGAACAGGCCCTCACCCTGACCGGCAGCGGCGATCCCGCCGTCGGCAAGGTCCTGCTGCACCCCTGA
- the chvE gene encoding multiple monosaccharide ABC transporter substrate-binding protein codes for MRNPPRTRGVRIAACAALAVTLTAALAGCGQEARGGSRYQPEKGKGGTIGVAMPTKSSERWIADGKNMVKQFKKAGYKTDLQYGDDKVENQVAQIENMITKGHRLLVIAAVDGSALTDVLKQAQDAGVRVISYDRLILGTKNVDYYASFDNERVGELQGQYILDRLKLKKPDDKADESHTIELFAGSPDDNNTKYFWNGAMKKLKPYMKSGQLVVRSKQTKMNQATTLRWDGGTAQKRMDDLISKSYGNTDVDAVLSPYDGISIGIISALKSAGYGSKRHPLPVVTGQDAELASVKSIVSGEQTQTVFKDTRKLAKQAVQMGDAVLTGKKPEVNNTTDYDNGKKVVPAYLLKPVSVDKKNTQLLVDEGYFTAGQLK; via the coding sequence ATGCGCAATCCCCCGCGCACCCGCGGCGTACGGATCGCAGCCTGCGCCGCGCTGGCCGTCACGCTCACCGCGGCACTGGCCGGCTGCGGCCAGGAGGCCCGCGGCGGCAGCCGCTACCAGCCCGAGAAGGGCAAGGGCGGCACCATCGGCGTGGCCATGCCCACCAAGTCCTCCGAGCGCTGGATAGCCGACGGCAAGAACATGGTCAAGCAGTTCAAGAAGGCCGGGTACAAGACCGACCTCCAGTACGGCGACGACAAGGTGGAGAACCAGGTCGCCCAGATCGAGAACATGATCACCAAGGGGCACCGGCTCCTCGTCATCGCGGCAGTCGACGGATCGGCCCTCACCGACGTCCTCAAGCAGGCCCAGGACGCGGGCGTCCGGGTCATCTCCTACGACCGGCTCATCCTGGGCACCAAGAACGTCGACTACTACGCGTCCTTCGACAACGAGCGGGTCGGTGAGCTGCAAGGGCAGTACATCCTCGACCGGCTCAAGCTGAAGAAGCCCGACGACAAGGCCGACGAGAGCCACACCATCGAGCTGTTCGCCGGCTCGCCCGACGACAACAACACCAAGTACTTCTGGAACGGCGCGATGAAGAAACTCAAGCCGTACATGAAGTCGGGCCAGCTCGTCGTGCGCAGCAAGCAGACCAAGATGAACCAGGCCACCACCCTGCGCTGGGACGGAGGCACGGCCCAGAAGCGCATGGACGACCTGATCAGCAAGAGCTACGGCAACACTGATGTGGACGCCGTCCTCTCGCCCTACGACGGGATCTCCATCGGCATCATCTCCGCGCTCAAGAGCGCCGGATACGGCTCCAAGCGGCACCCGCTGCCCGTCGTCACGGGCCAGGACGCCGAGCTGGCCTCGGTCAAGTCGATCGTCTCGGGCGAGCAGACCCAGACCGTCTTCAAGGACACCCGCAAGCTCGCCAAGCAGGCCGTCCAGATGGGCGACGCCGTCCTCACCGGCAAGAAGCCCGAGGTCAACAACACCACCGACTACGACAACGGAAAGAAGGTCGTCCCCGCCTACCTGCTCAAGCCGGTCTCCGTCGACAAGAAGAACACCCAGCTCCTCGTCGACGAGGGCTACTTCACGGCGGGACAGCTCAAGTGA